One window from the genome of Parasteatoda tepidariorum isolate YZ-2023 chromosome 8, CAS_Ptep_4.0, whole genome shotgun sequence encodes:
- the LOC122268757 gene encoding piggyBac transposable element-derived protein 1-like — protein sequence MTERTNEESFIELYTDALSDCPSDCESNSGNFENDTVSEDSESDIMAPKSRKRNIIVSDSDDELEEEWNEHDITPNLPNYLNIPGATIDLGDAPTISEVTDLFFDKTFFDLVVTQTNLYHSQIKALHKISAKTVSWTEVTTNEIKKFLGLLILMGQTRKSC from the coding sequence atGACTGAACGCACCAATGAAGAatcttttattgaattatacaCAGATGCTTTATCTGATTGTCCAAGTGATTGTGAATCAAATTCTGGTAACTTCGAAAATGATACTGTATCAGAAGATAGTGAATCTGATATTATGGCTCCAAAATCTCGAAAACGAAATATAATAGTATCAGATAGCGACGACGAATTGGAGGAAGAATGGAACGAACACGATATCACACCAAACTTAccgaattatttaaatattcctgGTGCAACCATTGATCTTGGTGACGCACCAACTATCAGTGAAGTAAcggatttattttttgacaagacATTTTTCGATTTAGTCGTTACGCAGACCAATTTGTACCATTCTCAAATAAAAGCCTTACATAAAATCTCTGCAAAAACGGTATCATGGACAGAAGTGACCACCAATGAAATAAAGAAGTTTCTTGGATTGCTGATATTGATGGGTCAAACCAGAAAATCTTGTTAG